A genomic segment from Torulaspora delbrueckii CBS 1146 chromosome 3, complete genome encodes:
- the YRB30 gene encoding Yrb30p (similar to Saccharomyces cerevisiae YRB30 (YGL164C); ancestral locus Anc_8.107) yields MDELLAKAGSQAVTFAIKSGISIASTYALRTITNFVIQIPKSDARRIERLKAKLENRIEIVSSAIDLIKLVAARGNTNLESTLRLTRDLKNELDAFDEHTRELIEKVERSRSAKSQKQAIESVERYIIDLLQRIDEVTPFINLSLTTSGANLNSSLPQQVSPGLLLQASNHINRSNTNQMGQVGPDFQVTLYSVFYHMDQENSKSKTRVDWKEDMKKAFVKVMRTPSDTDAYSYELQIEQDFDDGRYHNEDEKCQTMTLNLNQIVKLYFSVSGNLLKLPEQDNPVLVLKVDKNIAGKHPGTSTEDIVWYALGQNQEQDEEEEEEEEEEEEEEEEEEEGEEEEEEEEEEEEEEEEEKEEEEKEEKRTDHVVEDSPISSSIALLEYIIRLASLQTSDDKSILEVSDERLSIYLNDENPNSIREKRANVEQVTKDLKKVTLD; encoded by the coding sequence ATGGATGAACTGTTAGCCAAGGCCGGTTCCCAAGCTGTCACATTCGCCATCAAATCTGGGATCTCAATAGCATCCACCTATGCACTAAGAACAATCACCAACTTTGTCAttcaaattccaaagagTGATGCAAGAAGAATCGAACGGTTAAAAGCTAAGCTGGAAAATAGGATCGAGATTGTGTCTTCTGCTATCGATCTAATCAAGTTGGTTGCAGCTCGAGGTAACACAAACCTAGAGAGTACATTAAGACTGACGCGGGATCTAAAGAATGAACTTGATGCGTTTGATGAACATACCAGAGAGCTGATTGAGAAGGTGGAGAGGTCAAGAAGTGCTAAATCTCAAAAGCAGGCCATTGAATCCGTTGAAAGATATATTATCGATCTTTTGCAACGGATTGATGAGGTTACTCCCTTCATCAACCTCTCTTTGACTACCTCGGGTGCCAATCTGAACTCATCACTGCCTCAACAAGTTTCCCCTGGTTTATTACTTCAAGCATCTAATCACATCAATAGGAGTAACACAAACCAAATGGGGCAAGTGGGTCCCGATTTCCAAGTAACTCTGTACTCTGTGTTTTATCATAtggatcaagaaaataGCAAATCAAAGACTCGTGTCGACTGGAAAGAGGATATGAAGAAAGCATTTGTTAAGGTGATGAGAACACCTTCTGATACAGATGCGTACAGCTACGAGTTacaaattgaacaagattttGACGATGGGAGGTATCATAACGAAGACGAAAAATGCCAGACAATGACATTGAACCTCAATCAGATAGTCAAACTCTATTTTAGCGTGTCTGGGAACCTCTTGAAGCTTCCTGAACAAGACAACCCAGTTTTAGTATTGAAAGTTGATAAGAATATTGCAGGCAAGCATCCAGGGACTTCGACCGAGGACATAGTGTGGTACGCATTGGGTCAGAACCAGGAAcaagatgaggaagaagaggaagaggaggaagaagaggaagaggaggaagaggaggaagaggaaggggaagaggaagaggaagaggaagaggaagaggaagaggaagaggaggaagaaaaagaagaagaggagaaggaggaaaagaGAACCGATcatgttgttgaagattccccaatctcttcttctatTGCATTGCTGGAATATATTATACGATTAGCATCCTTACAAACAAGCGATGACAAGAGTATACTTGAGGTTAGTGACGAAAGACTATCAATCTACTTAAACGACGAAAATCCAAACTCCATAAGAGAGAAAAGGGCCAATGTCGAGCAAGTGACGAAGGACTTGAAAAAAGTCACATTAGATTGA